Proteins encoded together in one Cicer arietinum cultivar CDC Frontier isolate Library 1 unplaced genomic scaffold, Cicar.CDCFrontier_v2.0 Ca_scaffold_6203_v2.0, whole genome shotgun sequence window:
- the LOC101493171 gene encoding two-component response regulator 24-like — protein MEGEDPVIPHGIKALVVDGDDNTRKSHEDMLKSLGVETQSVKNGREAIDTIFEWRRDEYKFDLILMDRRMPVMDGIEATRILRLFDYPSRIVGVSTPLTDAEWEEFFNAGLDDLYDDHKPLSLQTIISICKSVPPPCNGTCHCH, from the coding sequence ATGGAAGGTGAAGATCCTGTAATCCCGCACGGAATAAAAGCACTTGTTGTGGATGGTGATGACAACACACGGAAGAGTCATGAAGATATGTTGAAGTCACTTGGTGTGGAAACTCAGTCAGTGAAAAATGGGAGAGAAGCCATAGACACGATATTTGAATGGCGGAGGGATGAATACAAGTTTGACCTAATTCTGATGGATAGGAGAATGCCGGTGATGGACGGAATTGAGGCGACGAGGATACTGCGCTTATTTGATTACCCTAGCCGGATTGTTGGTGTATCCACTCCGCTTACAGATGCAGAATGGGAAGAATTTTTTAATGCTGGCCTTGATGATCTCTATGATGATCACAAACCATTGTCCCTTCAAACTATTATTTCTATTTGTAAATCAGTTCCCCCTCCCTGTAATGGTACCTGTCATTGTCATTGA